CAGGTGGTTTAAAGCAACGTACAGCTGATGAAATGCGTACAAAATACTCAGAGCAAATGCTTGAGTTAGCTATTAAAGGAATGCTTCCAAAGGGTAGCCTTGGACGTGAAATGGCTAAGAAACTTCATGTTTATGCAGGTGCAGAACACAAGCATGAAGCACAAAAACCAGAAGTGTACACACTTCGAGGATAATCTAAAGGAGGTTAAAACGTGGCACAAGTTCAATATATCGGTACTGGACGTCGCAAAAGCTCAGTTGCTCGTGTGCGCTTAGTTCCAGGAACAGGGAAAGTAATCGTTAACGATCGTAGTGCAGAAGACTACTTTCCATATGAAACACTTCGTGTAATCTTAAATCAACCATTAGCTGCAACTGAAACAGAAGGTAGCTATGATGTATATGTAAATGTAACTGGTGGTGGGTTCACTGGCCAAGCTGGTGCAGTTCGTCACGGGATTGCTCGTGCATTGCTTCAAGCAGACCCTGAATATCGTCCAGTATTAAAGCGTGAAGGACTTCTAACTCGTGATGCTCGTATGAAAGAACGTAAGAAATACGGTCTTAAAGCAGCACGTCGTGCACCACAGTTCTCTAAGCGTTAATCGATCGAAGACATTTTATACTCTATCAGACAGACTGGTTAGCCCATCCGAGGTTAACCAGTTTTTTTTACAGATAGGAAGGTATGTAACTTTCCTATCTGCATAAGTGCAACAGACCTGCTTCGGTTTATACGATCTTATTCTTCAAAGTGTTTTCTGCTATTTGTCAAAGCTCAAATTCTTACTTATATGATCAATATGTTATTGTTATGATCATTTTTTATATCCAATGCGCGGAATTCATGAGGTATATGCTCAAATTTTTTGGTTTTATGCACTGCTTTTTTAGTTAAATGCTCAACACTACTTCTGTATGCTCAAATCGTTATTTGTACGTTCAACTTTTAGTCCTTATGCTAAACTTTACCTTCCCTTTCCAACTTTTATGGTCAACTTTCAAAGGTAAAGTGCAGTTTCTCATATTCCTTGCGCAGATATACTCCTATAAGCTCACTACATCCTCTTTCAGGGTAATCTTCCATATTGTATGCTCAGTTTTTAGAGAGAAAAATTTTCGGCTTACAAGTTTATCTCTCCTCAAAAAAAGACATCCTGTAAAGGAGCTTGTCATATTAAGAAATCTTGTCCCATATAGTATTAGGGAAGAACAAGGGGGAGCGTAATATGAAAAAGAAATGGATATACCATGGAGGATGGATATTAGGGACTTTATTGGTTATTTACTTAATATCCACTCAAGCCAATGCAAAATCCACTTGGGGGACATGGTCATTACCTTTGTCAGGTAAAATTATCGTAATAGATGCTGGTCACGGGTTTCCTGATGGTGGGGCCGAGGCGCATGATCCAGAGAATACCCAAGAAAGCGAAATTACTCTAAAGATATCTAAGATTTTAAGAGACTATTTACAAGAAGCGGGAGCCCTTGTATATATGACCCGTGAAACAGAGAACGATCTTGCCTCTCCAAACACAAGTGGATACTCTAAAAGGAAGGCAGAGGATATTAGGAAACGTGTAGATATGATTAAAGAATGGGATCCGAATTTCTATGTGAGTATCCATTTAAATGCATCTACATCCCCTGAGTGGCGAGGAGCACAGACCTTTTATTATCCAGGAGTAGATAACAGTGAAAAACTGGCAAAGCGAATTCAAAGTGAGATTAAAAGGAATTTAGAAAATACCAACCGTGAAACACTCGCTACGAACGGAATCTATATTTTGAAACAAACAAATATTCCAGGTGCTCTAGTGGAAGTGGGATTTCTTTCTAACAACCATGAAAGAGAATTATTAAAAACAGGAGAATATCAAGATAAGATGGCTGCCTCCATCTACCAAGGGATTTTACGATATGTAACAGAAGTTGAATCATCAAAAAACGAAAATTAAGTGAACATGATTTAAATCACTAAGTTCATAATTGAAGTGTGTTATACTATCCATAATAAACGTCATATAAGGATGGTGAATAACATGATAACAAAAGAACAGGTACTTGAATTACTTCATCCAATAAACGATCCGTTTTTAAATAAAACGCTTGAGGAAACTGGTGGGGTTCAGGAAGTAACTATTAAAGAAGAAAAAAATCATGTAAGTGTTAAAATAGGAATCGCACAAGTTAATACTGCTGAACAGATGCAGCTTCAACAACAGATTGTGTCCATTCTAAAAAATGCTGGTGCAGCTACTGTTGGCCTGCGTTTTGCCCAATTGCCGCAAGATGTGATTGAAAAATACGCTCCTCAACCAAAAGAAGATGCTTCATCACTATTAGATGGTAACGTTTCAACCAGATTTGTAGCAATAGCAAGTGGTAAGGGTGGAGTAGGAAAATCTACCGTTACAGTAA
The Bacillaceae bacterium S4-13-56 genome window above contains:
- the rpsI gene encoding 30S ribosomal protein S9; the protein is MAQVQYIGTGRRKSSVARVRLVPGTGKVIVNDRSAEDYFPYETLRVILNQPLAATETEGSYDVYVNVTGGGFTGQAGAVRHGIARALLQADPEYRPVLKREGLLTRDARMKERKKYGLKAARRAPQFSKR
- the cwlD gene encoding N-acetylmuramoyl-L-alanine amidase CwlD is translated as MKKKWIYHGGWILGTLLVIYLISTQANAKSTWGTWSLPLSGKIIVIDAGHGFPDGGAEAHDPENTQESEITLKISKILRDYLQEAGALVYMTRETENDLASPNTSGYSKRKAEDIRKRVDMIKEWDPNFYVSIHLNASTSPEWRGAQTFYYPGVDNSEKLAKRIQSEIKRNLENTNRETLATNGIYILKQTNIPGALVEVGFLSNNHERELLKTGEYQDKMAASIYQGILRYVTEVESSKNEN